AATACGATAAAAGATAAAGTGTATGCGGTTGATGGCATTACAATGGCATTTGAAAAAGGAAAAACATACGGTTTAGTTGGCGAGTCAGGTTCAGGGAAATCTACTACAGGTAAAGCCATTATTGGTCTTGAAAAGGTAACAACGGGGCAAATTATTTATGAAGGACAGAATGTTACCAATCGACGTCGCAAGCGAGGGTCAGCCTATAGTCGTGATATTCAAATGATATTTCAAGACGCTCATTCTAGTATGAACCCTAGAAAGCGCGTAATCGATATACTGGCAGAGCCGATACGTAACTTTATGAAGCTCGGTGATCAGGAGGAGCGCAAGCGAATTAAAGAATTACTAGCCATTGTCGGTATGTCAGAGGATGTGCTGTTAAAGTATCCTCATGAATTTTCTGGAGGGCAAAAGCAGCGTCTTGGTATAGCGCGCGCGGTTGCTTGTAATCCGAAATTGATTATTGCAGATGAGCCTGTGTCGGCACTTGATTTGTCGGTGCAAGCACAAGTGTTGAATTTTATGAAAGACATTCAGCAAGAATATGGGCTAAGTTATTTATTTATCTCCCATGATCTAGGTGTCGTGAAACATATGTGTGATTACATTGCCATTATGTATAAGGGACGCTTTGTGGAAACTGGTACCCGTCAGGATATTTATAACAATCCACAGCATATATACACAAATCGCTTACTGTCCGCGATTCCGCATATTGAGCCTGAAACAAGGATGGAGCGCAAAGCAGTACGACAAAAAGTCGAAGAGAAGTATCAAAAAGACCATCATCAATACTATGATAAGCAAGGCAAAGTATACCCTTTAAAATCTATTTCCGATACGCATAAAGTGGCGATGTCCGAAATTGAGCAGGAGGGATTGTAACATGTGGAAAACGGTTGTTAGACGTGTACTCGTCATGATTCCACAATTGTTTATATTGAGTTTAATCGTCTTTATATTGGCAAAGCAAATGCCTGGTGATCCGTTTACAGGGTTAATCACACCTGAAACAGACCCATCAAGAATTGAGGAACTACGAATACAAGCAGGCTTCTATGATCCTTGGTATGAACAGTATTATCGCTGGATTACAAATGCTCTTCAAGGAGATTTTGGACAAAGCTATACATATAAAATTGCGGTGTCAACATTGATTGGGGAGCGTGCACTCAATACATTTTGGCTATCTTTACTTAGTGTGATACTGGTTTATTTATTAGCCATACCGCTTGGAATGCTTGCAGGACGTAAACAAGATACATTGTTAGACAAAGCCATTATTTTATATAGCTTTATTAGCTTTGCGATTCCGACATTTGTTTTATCACTCGTGTTTTTATTTGTTTTTGGTTATCGCCTAATGTGGTTTCCAACGAGTGGAACCGTTGATGTTGGCCTAGAATCGGGAACATTAACCTATTTTTGGAATAAAATATATCACTTGCTCTTACCTGCGATGACGGCAGCTATTTTGGGTACTACAGGTATTATCCAATATTTACGCTCAGAAATTATTGATGCCAAAACACAGGATTATGTCAAAACTGCTCGCAGTAAAGGGATTCCAATAAGAAGAATTTATACGCGGCATATTTTCCGCAATTCAGTACTTCCAATTGCAGCGTTTTTAGGGTTTACAATTACAGGTTTATTAGGCGGCTCCATTTTTATCGAAACGATTTACGGCTATCCAGGTATGGGGGAATTGTTTATTAGTTCGATAACGAGTCGCGACTATAGTGTCATTACCGCACTGATTATGCTGTATGGTTTCTTAGCATTATTAGGTAGTCTGTTGTCGGATATTATTATGAGCATTGTTGATCCGCGTATCCGTATAGACTAACGACTAAACATAATGTTGAGGTGAAAGGACATGACACAACATAACAATGAAACAGTAATGATGGAAAGTACACCGCCAACAGGTATACAAGTTGTTTTACGAGAGTTTAAGAAAGATAGAGTTGCAATGTTTTCTTTTGTGGGCGTTACACTAATCATCATTTCTATTTTTATTACTGCTTGGCTGCTCGATCAAGAGAACGTGTTAAAAATCAATCTGTTTGAACGCTACACAGAGCCAGGCGAGAATGGCTATATTTTAGGGGCGGATGAAGCAGGACGTGATGTACTTGGGCAATTAGTGATTGGCGCTAAAAATTCACTGTTAATCGCCATTTGGGTGACTGTTATTGCAAATATAATTGGAATTGCGCTAGGGATTATTATGGGCTATTACAGCGGAATTGTAGACAATGTCATGATGCGCATC
This DNA window, taken from Lysinibacillus sp. FSL M8-0337, encodes the following:
- a CDS encoding ATP-binding cassette domain-containing protein, with product MSFMQIKDLNVHYPIRGGFFNTIKDKVYAVDGITMAFEKGKTYGLVGESGSGKSTTGKAIIGLEKVTTGQIIYEGQNVTNRRRKRGSAYSRDIQMIFQDAHSSMNPRKRVIDILAEPIRNFMKLGDQEERKRIKELLAIVGMSEDVLLKYPHEFSGGQKQRLGIARAVACNPKLIIADEPVSALDLSVQAQVLNFMKDIQQEYGLSYLFISHDLGVVKHMCDYIAIMYKGRFVETGTRQDIYNNPQHIYTNRLLSAIPHIEPETRMERKAVRQKVEEKYQKDHHQYYDKQGKVYPLKSISDTHKVAMSEIEQEGL
- the opp4B gene encoding oligopeptide ABC transporter permease — translated: MWKTVVRRVLVMIPQLFILSLIVFILAKQMPGDPFTGLITPETDPSRIEELRIQAGFYDPWYEQYYRWITNALQGDFGQSYTYKIAVSTLIGERALNTFWLSLLSVILVYLLAIPLGMLAGRKQDTLLDKAIILYSFISFAIPTFVLSLVFLFVFGYRLMWFPTSGTVDVGLESGTLTYFWNKIYHLLLPAMTAAILGTTGIIQYLRSEIIDAKTQDYVKTARSKGIPIRRIYTRHIFRNSVLPIAAFLGFTITGLLGGSIFIETIYGYPGMGELFISSITSRDYSVITALIMLYGFLALLGSLLSDIIMSIVDPRIRID